From Sphingomonas nostoxanthinifaciens, a single genomic window includes:
- the gcvH gene encoding glycine cleavage system protein GcvH, whose amino-acid sequence MTRFFTSEHEWIAVDGNVATVGITDYAQGQLGDIVFVELPAAGATVAKGKEAAVVESVKAASDVYSPVSGAVTGSNDALVDEPALANTAPETDGWFFKLTLSDPSELDGLMDEAAYKAFVDGL is encoded by the coding sequence ATGACCCGCTTTTTCACGTCCGAACATGAATGGATCGCGGTGGACGGCAACGTCGCCACCGTCGGCATCACCGATTATGCGCAGGGCCAGCTGGGCGACATCGTGTTCGTCGAGCTGCCCGCCGCCGGCGCGACCGTCGCCAAGGGCAAGGAGGCCGCGGTGGTCGAATCGGTGAAGGCCGCCTCCGACGTCTACTCGCCCGTCTCCGGCGCGGTGACCGGGAGCAACGACGCGCTGGTGGACGAGCCCGCGCTCGCCAACACCGCGCCCGAAACCGACGGCTGGTTCTTCAAGCTGACGTTGTCCGATCCGTCCGAGCTCGACGGCCTGATGGACGAGGCGGCCTACAAGGCGTTCGTGGACGGCCTCTGA
- the gcvPA gene encoding aminomethyl-transferring glycine dehydrogenase subunit GcvPA has protein sequence MRYLPLSDADRAAMLDVIGVSSVDALFADVPEAARLSGPVEGLPLHASELAVERQLAALARRNLSAADAPFFLGAGAYRHHVPASVDHLIQRGEFLTSYTPYQPEIAQGTLQVLFEFQTQVARLLGCDVANASMYDGSTACWEAIVMARRITRRGKAILSGGLHPHYVSTARTMAKFTGDVLETSVPRLDGTAEGEMARLIAAIDDETSCVVVQNPGILGRIADLSELAEACHAKGALLVAVVTEVVSLGAIKSPGEMGADIVVGEGQGLGVGLQFGGPHVGLFATRDKYVRQMPGRLCGQTTDAEGKRGFVLTLSTREQHIRREKATSNICTNSGLCALAFSIHMTLLGEAGLTRLAALNHANAVAAAERLAKVAGVELMTDTFFNEFTLRLNRPSRPIVRTLAENGVLAGVSLGRLYPGEAALENGLLVCVTETTTTDDVEALATALEEVLA, from the coding sequence ATGCGCTATCTGCCCCTCTCCGACGCCGATCGCGCGGCGATGCTCGATGTGATCGGCGTATCCAGCGTGGACGCGCTGTTCGCCGACGTGCCCGAGGCGGCGCGCCTGTCCGGCCCGGTCGAGGGGCTGCCGCTGCATGCCTCCGAACTCGCGGTCGAGCGCCAGCTCGCTGCGCTGGCACGGCGCAACCTTTCCGCTGCCGACGCGCCTTTCTTCCTGGGGGCGGGCGCCTATCGGCATCATGTGCCGGCGAGCGTCGACCACCTGATCCAGCGCGGCGAGTTCCTGACGAGCTACACGCCCTATCAGCCCGAGATCGCGCAGGGCACGCTGCAGGTGTTGTTCGAGTTCCAGACGCAGGTCGCGCGCCTGCTCGGCTGTGATGTCGCCAACGCCTCGATGTATGACGGCTCGACCGCCTGCTGGGAGGCGATCGTGATGGCGCGGCGCATCACCCGGCGCGGCAAGGCGATCCTGTCGGGCGGGCTGCATCCGCACTACGTCAGCACCGCGCGCACGATGGCGAAGTTCACCGGCGACGTGCTGGAGACGAGCGTGCCGCGCCTCGACGGCACCGCCGAGGGCGAGATGGCGCGCCTGATCGCGGCGATCGATGACGAGACGAGCTGCGTCGTCGTCCAGAATCCCGGCATCCTCGGCCGCATCGCCGATCTGTCCGAGCTGGCCGAAGCATGCCACGCCAAGGGCGCGCTGCTGGTCGCGGTCGTGACCGAGGTGGTGTCGCTGGGCGCGATCAAGTCGCCCGGCGAAATGGGCGCGGATATCGTGGTGGGCGAAGGGCAGGGGCTCGGCGTCGGGCTCCAGTTCGGCGGTCCGCATGTCGGACTGTTCGCCACGCGCGACAAATATGTCCGCCAGATGCCGGGGCGCCTGTGCGGCCAGACGACCGATGCCGAGGGAAAGCGCGGCTTCGTGCTGACGCTTTCGACCCGCGAGCAACATATCCGGCGCGAGAAAGCGACGTCGAATATCTGTACCAATTCAGGGCTTTGCGCGCTCGCTTTCTCGATCCACATGACCTTGCTGGGCGAGGCGGGGCTGACTCGGCTGGCTGCGCTCAACCATGCCAATGCGGTCGCGGCAGCCGAGCGGCTGGCGAAGGTGGCGGGCGTCGAGCTGATGACCGACACCTTCTTCAACGAGTTCACGCTGCGGCTGAACCGCCCGTCGCGGCCGATCGTGCGCACGCTCGCCGAGAATGGCGTGCTGGCGGGCGTGTCGCTCGGCCGGCTCTATCCGGGCGAAGCCGCGCTGGAGAACGGGCTGCTGGTCTGCGTGACCGAGACCACGACCACGGATGATGTTGAGGCGCTGGCGACGGCGCTGGAAGAGGTGCTGGCATGA